The DNA window GGCGACAGACAAAGCATCGCGGCAGGCACAAATGTCACCAATAAGGAGTGACATTTGTCATCAGTTAAACCGCCTCCCCACAGACCCAGGCGGATGACCAGGCCCACTGGAAGTTGTAGCCGCCTAGCCAGCCGGTGACGTCGAGCACTTCGCCGATGAAATAGAGGTTTGGCTGTAGTTTGCTTTGCATGGTTTTAGAACTGACCTCATCCACATTGACGCCGCCCAGGGTGACTTCCGCAGTGCGGTAGCCTTCGGTGCCGTTGGGTTTTAACTGCCAGCCGTTGAGTGTGGTGGCGATGTCGTCGAGTTGTTGGTGGCTGTAGTCGGCCAGGTTCTTTTGTGGCCATTGTTCGCGGGTAAGTAACACCTCAGTCAGGCGCTTGGGAAACTGTTGCTGTAACCAGCTTTTCAGGCCTTGTTTAGGCGAGTTCTGCTTAGCCTCGCGCAAGGCCTGCTGAGCGTCCATGTCAGGAAGAAGGTTGATGGTCACGGCTTCGCCGGCTTTCCAGTAGGAAGATATCTGTAAAATAGCCGGGCCGCTGAGACCGCGATGGGTAAAAAGCATGGCTTCTTTAAAGCTGGCATCGTCATTGCTGGCCTGGATCTCTGTAGCCAGGCCGGATAAATCAGCAAAAGCATCTTTGTCCTGTTCGTGCAGGGTGAAAGGCACCAGGCCGGCACGCACGGGTTTTATCGAGTGGCCAAACTGCTCGGCGAGCTGGTAGCCCAGCGGAGTAGCTCCCAGCTTGGGCATGGAAAGGCCGCCGGTGGCGATCACCAGGCTTTTGGCCTGGTAGTCGCCCTGACTGCTTTGTATTTCGTAGTTTTCATTGTCATAAGCAACCTTCAACACTTCCGTGCGCAGTTGCACTTGGGCGCCGGCGTCTGAGCATTCTTTAAGTAACATACGCACTATGTCTTTGGCACTGTCGTTGCAGAATAACTGACCCAGGGTTTTCTCGTGCCAGGCAATATCGTGTTTGTCGACCTGGGCAATAAAGTCCCATTGAGTGTAACGACTGAGTGCCGACTTGCAAAAATGCGGGTTGCTGGAGATGAAGTTCTCCGGGGTGCTATACATATTGGTGAAGTTACAGCGGCCACCGCCTGAAATCAGAATCTTCTTGCCTGCCTGTTTAGCATGATCCAGCACCAGTACTGAGCGTCCGCGGCGTGCGGCGGTAGCGGCGCAGTGCAAACCGGCGGCACCTGCGCCTAAGATAATGATGTCGAAGAAGTTTTGCTCATGTGCAGGCATTCAGATGTCTCGGGTCAGTGTTTAAAATCGCTGACTATTCTAGCATGGAAGACAATTAAATTTGCGTGAAAGCGCCAATTTGCATAGTCTAGAGCGCGTTTAAATTTTGGGAACATAGGTGTATGTCTAAAATAAAAATACCTCACACGCTAGTGCTCATGTTCATGATGATGATGGCGGCACTGGTTTTAACCTGGGTCCTGCCAACGGGATCCTTTGAGCGTCAGATGGTCGATGGCCAGACCGTGGTCACGCCGGGCAGCTTCGAATTGCATGAAGACGCCGAAATTCTGGGGCCGCAAACCTTATTGACCGTAATTCCCCGTGCCTTAGCGGCGGCTCAGGATGTCATATTCTTTGTCTTCCTGATCGGTGGTGTATTGGGCATTATCCGGCACACCGGTGCGCTGGATGCGGTGATTGGCAAAATGCTGCAGAAATTTGGCGATCGTATGGGACTGCTGATTTTTAGTGGCATGTTCATTTTTGGCCTGTTCTCCAGCCTGATTGGCATGGCTGCTGAATATGTGGTTTTTGTCGGCCTCCTCGTTGGTTTGTGCAGGGCTATTAAACTGGATGCCATGGTGGCTATGGGCATACTGGTGGTCGGTTACGGCGTGGGTTATGGTTTGTCGCTGTTCAACCCTTTCACCGTGGTGATCGCTCAGGCCATTGCTGAAGTGCAGCCAGGCAGTGGTGCCTGGTTACGTATTGCGCTGTTAGTGCCTATTTTCCTGGTCGGTTTCCATCATGTGTACAGTTACGCAAAAAAGGTCAAAGCGGACCCTAAGAACTCTTTGCTGTACGACGTACCTGGCGACGAAGTGATTTCCGACCCAGATGCTTACCCGGACTTCAACCGTACTCATATCATGGTGTTGGTGGCTTTTGGTCTGACACTGGCAACCCTGGTGTATGGTATTAGTCAGCAGGGCTGGTACCTGACTGAACTGAGCGCTTTGTTTGTCGGACTGGGCATAGCTACTATTTTCATTGGGCGCATTAAATTTGATGAAGCGGCACAGAAGTTCATTGATGGTGCAGCGCAGCTAACCGCGACTGCTTTACTGGTCGGCTTTGCCCGCTCCATCGCGATGATTCTGGAAGATGGTCAGGTGCTGGATACGGTGATTTATTACCTCTCGATGCCTATCGACATGATGGGCAGTTATTTTGGTGCGGTTGGCATGTTGTTGATTCAGTCGTTGCTGAACCTCTTCATTCCGTCCGGTTCCGGTCAGGCCTTTGTAACCATGCCGATTATGGTGCCTATTGCAGATACTGCAGAGATAGGGCGCCAGGTGGCCGTACTGGCCTTCCAGATGGGCGATGGCTTTATGAACATGATAGTGCCCACCAATC is part of the Aliidiomarina minuta genome and encodes:
- a CDS encoding NAD(P)/FAD-dependent oxidoreductase; translated protein: MPAHEQNFFDIIILGAGAAGLHCAATAARRGRSVLVLDHAKQAGKKILISGGGRCNFTNMYSTPENFISSNPHFCKSALSRYTQWDFIAQVDKHDIAWHEKTLGQLFCNDSAKDIVRMLLKECSDAGAQVQLRTEVLKVAYDNENYEIQSSQGDYQAKSLVIATGGLSMPKLGATPLGYQLAEQFGHSIKPVRAGLVPFTLHEQDKDAFADLSGLATEIQASNDDASFKEAMLFTHRGLSGPAILQISSYWKAGEAVTINLLPDMDAQQALREAKQNSPKQGLKSWLQQQFPKRLTEVLLTREQWPQKNLADYSHQQLDDIATTLNGWQLKPNGTEGYRTAEVTLGGVNVDEVSSKTMQSKLQPNLYFIGEVLDVTGWLGGYNFQWAWSSAWVCGEAV
- a CDS encoding YfcC family protein, with the protein product MSKIKIPHTLVLMFMMMMAALVLTWVLPTGSFERQMVDGQTVVTPGSFELHEDAEILGPQTLLTVIPRALAAAQDVIFFVFLIGGVLGIIRHTGALDAVIGKMLQKFGDRMGLLIFSGMFIFGLFSSLIGMAAEYVVFVGLLVGLCRAIKLDAMVAMGILVVGYGVGYGLSLFNPFTVVIAQAIAEVQPGSGAWLRIALLVPIFLVGFHHVYSYAKKVKADPKNSLLYDVPGDEVISDPDAYPDFNRTHIMVLVAFGLTLATLVYGISQQGWYLTELSALFVGLGIATIFIGRIKFDEAAQKFIDGAAQLTATALLVGFARSIAMILEDGQVLDTVIYYLSMPIDMMGSYFGAVGMLLIQSLLNLFIPSGSGQAFVTMPIMVPIADTAEIGRQVAVLAFQMGDGFMNMIVPTNPVLMGILGLAGIPYDRWFRFMAPLMLKLLVVCSLALMFAVLVGY